A DNA window from Nerophis lumbriciformis linkage group LG03, RoL_Nlum_v2.1, whole genome shotgun sequence contains the following coding sequences:
- the chia.1 gene encoding chitinase, acidic.1 yields the protein MAKMLTGLGLLLMLHIATSSKLVCHMTNWAQYRPGNGKFTPDNIDPFLCTHVIYALATINSFNQINTIEWNDVQQFNRLNNLKNVNPALKTLLSVGGTVNGMSPFIAMVGRPETRDVFVKSAINFLRTHNFDGLNLAWEYPAHNGSPQEDKQRFTLLVKELSAAFEKDAVDSRKTQLLLSANVASIRTNIDKAYEVDQIATYLDFINLMTYDYHGHWEESTGHNSPLYESSMDSGSQIHHNINSSVSHWLDLGAPAEKLLLGLPTYGRTYRLSTAASGLGAPSNGPADAGPYTRTAGFWSYYEACSFLTSATTGWIEQQSVPYATFGSAWLGYDDLRSFSSKVQFMTGVNMGGAHVWTLDMDDFSGSFCSAGAYPLISHLRISMGFPPKPTTTPAPTTTRDPVAAFCYGRPDGLYVNAADKSTYFQCFQGNTYLHRCQPGLIYYDSCKCCNWP from the exons ATGGCCAAAATGCTAACAG GTCTGGGTCTTCTTCTGATGCTGCACATCG CCACTTCCAGCAAGTTGGTGTGTCACATGACCAACTGGGCCCAGTATAGGCCCGGCAATGGAAAGTTCACCCCAGACAACATCGACCCCTTCCTGTGCACGCACGTCATCTACGCTCTGGCCACCATCAACAGCTTTAACCAGATCAACACCATCGAGTGGAACGACGTGCAGCAGTTCAACAGACTCAACaacctgaaaaatgt AAACCCTGCACTGAAGACTCTGTTGTCCGTTGGAGGAACAGTCAATGGAATGAGTCC ATTCATCGCCATGGTCGGCAGACCCGAGACCCGCGATGTCTTCGTCAAGTCGGCCATTAACTTCCTGCGAACTCATAACTTTGACGGACTGAACCTGGCTTGGGAATATCCCGCGCACAACGGCAGCCCACAGGAGGACAAACAACGATTCACGCTGCTGGtcaag GAGTTGTCCGCAGCTTTTGAGAAGGATGCCGTAGACTCCAGGAAGACTCAGCTGTTGCTGTCGGCCAACGTGGCGTCCATCAGAACCAACATTGACAAAGCCTATGAGGTCGACCAGATTGCGAC ATATTTGGACTTCATCAACCTGATGACGTACGACTACCACGGACACTGGGAGGAATCTACCGGACACAACAGTCCTTTGTATGAGAGCTCCATGGACTCTGGATCTCAGATCCATCACAATATC AACTCCTCTGTGTCTCACTGGTTGGACCTTGGAGCTCCAGCCGAGAAGCTGCTGCTGGGTCTGCCAACGTACGGCAGAACTTACCGCCTAAGCACTGCTGCTAGCGGCCTGGGAGCACCCAGCAACGGACCGGCCGACGCCGGACCTTACACTCGCACTGCTGGTTTTTGGTCCTACTATGAG GCGTGTAGCTTCCTCACCAGCGCGACCACGGGATGGATCGAGCAGCAGAGCGTTCCTTACGCCACTTTTGGCAGCGCTTGGCTGGGCTATGATGACCTGCGCAGCTTCTCTTCCAAG GTGCAGTTTATGACAGGCGTCAACATGGGAGGTGCTCATGTGTGGACTCTGGACATGGACGACTTCAGTGGCTCCTTCTGTTCGGCTGGAGCCTACCCTCTCATCTCCCACCTCAGGATCTCAATGG GTTTCCCCCCTAAACCGACCACCACACCGGCTCCCACCACCACTAGGGACCCTGTGGCCGCCTTCTGTTATGGCCGTCCTGATGGCCTGTACGTGAACGCGGCTGACAAGAGCACCTACTTCCAGTGCTTCCAGGGCAACACGTACCTGCACCGCTGTCAGCCAGGCCTCATCTACTACGACTCCTGCAAGTGCTGCAACTGGCCTTGA